The following coding sequences are from one Deltaproteobacteria bacterium window:
- a CDS encoding CBS domain-containing protein, whose translation MEATKVRELMIPAEKYPSVDGGASLQEVLGILKQAKDEASDRQMPFRAVFVKDKKGKIIGKLGYLDVLRALEPKYAEMGDLGKVAGYGLSAAFVGSMLDKYELWQRPLTDICRKAAGIHAKDLVPSPTQEEVIDAEASLNRAVHQFVVGRHQSLLVVSKKEIIGIIRSYDVFLEVSSRIMACKI comes from the coding sequence ATGGAGGCCACGAAAGTCAGGGAACTGATGATCCCGGCGGAGAAATACCCCTCGGTTGACGGGGGCGCATCCCTTCAGGAGGTGCTTGGAATACTCAAGCAGGCCAAGGATGAGGCCAGCGACAGGCAGATGCCTTTCCGGGCCGTTTTCGTGAAGGACAAAAAAGGAAAAATAATCGGGAAACTGGGTTACCTGGACGTTTTAAGGGCGCTTGAACCCAAATACGCGGAAATGGGCGATCTGGGAAAGGTGGCCGGATACGGCCTTTCCGCCGCCTTCGTGGGCTCCATGCTCGACAAATACGAGCTCTGGCAGCGCCCCCTGACGGACATCTGCCGGAAAGCCGCCGGAATCCATGCGAAGGATTTGGTGCCCTCCCCGACTCAAGAAGAGGTCATCGACGCCGAAGCATCCCTGAACCGGGCGGTTCACCAGTTCGTGGTGGGGCGTCACCAGTCCCTCCTGGTGGTCTCCAAAAAGGAAATTATCGGCATCATAAGAAGCTATGACGTGTTCCTGGAGGTTTCATCCAGAATCATGGCCTGCAAAATCTGA
- a CDS encoding dinitrogenase iron-molybdenum cofactor biosynthesis protein, with translation MEKILIPLLDDDIAPRFDLVQEVAIVMVNGDREVIERKILVLAEASAENLCQLILNEKVDTVICCGIEEEYYQYLIWKKVKVLDFLTGSFEAALAHLGKNPEPGLEIFLDA, from the coding sequence CTGGAAAAAATCCTGATCCCTCTTTTGGACGACGACATAGCGCCGCGCTTCGACCTTGTTCAGGAGGTGGCCATTGTCATGGTGAACGGCGACCGGGAGGTGATCGAAAGAAAAATCCTGGTTCTGGCAGAGGCGTCCGCAGAAAACCTGTGCCAGCTCATCCTTAACGAGAAGGTGGACACGGTCATCTGCTGTGGGATAGAAGAAGAATATTATCAGTATCTTATATGGAAAAAAGTTAAGGTGCTCGACTTCCTCACAGGCTCTTTTGAGGCGGCCCTTGCGCATCTGGGCAAAAACCCGGAGCCCGGCCTGGAAATTTTTCTCGACGCATGA
- a CDS encoding sigma 54-interacting transcriptional regulator has translation MVNLPPFLDELPIGILVTGLDRRAVLVNRYLRALTGFGQPAGGIPCKYILRGSRCVDGCTAQSQSGEEGACSCEANIISRDRKKIAIRSTISPIFDSSGNKIGYLEAIEDIRLMERQDLPVGKFFFGDIIGDSVAMQQIYRVLATIAQTDSSVLITGQTGTGKDYIAEAVHNASQRAKGPFIKVNCGALPENLMESELFGHLKGAFTGAVENKPGRFRLAHTGTLYLTEIGDLPVNLQVKLLSFLDDRIIYPLGGSRGQHVDVRLIAATHRDLEEMVRKGQFREDLLFRLNVVRMHLPPLMERGNDLYMLLDYFLSTFNKRFKKKVRQLDEKSLRALLAYPFPGNVRELRNIVEYAVNFCEGDTILLEHLPRYISSYRAPKKETEREKSAKPVVETPEPPISPDASWADTEKHMIMNAMMRSRGNRTKAAQYLGMGRSTLWRKMKAHNMM, from the coding sequence ATGGTGAACCTGCCGCCGTTTCTGGATGAACTGCCCATCGGCATCCTGGTGACCGGCCTGGACCGCCGGGCCGTACTGGTAAACCGCTATCTGAGGGCGCTCACCGGTTTTGGCCAGCCCGCCGGGGGCATACCCTGCAAGTACATTCTGCGCGGAAGCCGGTGCGTGGATGGCTGCACCGCCCAGTCCCAGTCCGGCGAGGAGGGGGCCTGCTCCTGCGAGGCCAACATAATAAGCCGCGACAGAAAAAAAATCGCCATCCGCTCCACCATCTCCCCCATTTTCGATTCAAGCGGCAACAAAATCGGCTATCTTGAAGCAATCGAAGACATCCGCCTGATGGAGCGCCAGGACCTGCCCGTAGGCAAGTTCTTTTTCGGCGACATAATAGGCGACTCCGTGGCCATGCAGCAAATCTACCGTGTTCTGGCCACCATCGCCCAGACCGACAGCTCGGTCCTGATAACGGGCCAGACCGGAACCGGCAAGGACTACATAGCCGAAGCCGTCCACAACGCCTCCCAGCGGGCCAAGGGGCCGTTCATAAAGGTAAACTGCGGGGCCTTGCCCGAAAACCTAATGGAATCGGAGCTTTTCGGGCATCTTAAGGGAGCTTTCACGGGCGCGGTTGAAAACAAGCCCGGACGCTTCCGCCTTGCCCACACCGGCACCCTCTATCTCACGGAAATAGGCGATCTGCCGGTAAATCTCCAGGTCAAGCTGCTTTCCTTTCTCGACGACCGGATCATCTACCCCCTAGGCGGCTCCAGGGGCCAGCACGTGGACGTGCGCCTGATCGCCGCCACCCACCGTGACCTTGAGGAAATGGTGCGCAAGGGCCAATTCCGGGAGGACCTGCTTTTTCGCCTGAACGTGGTGCGAATGCACCTGCCGCCCCTCATGGAGCGCGGAAACGACCTCTACATGCTTCTGGATTATTTTTTGAGCACCTTCAACAAGCGGTTCAAAAAAAAGGTGCGCCAGCTTGATGAAAAATCCCTCAGGGCGCTTCTCGCCTATCCTTTTCCGGGAAACGTCCGGGAGCTTAGAAACATAGTGGAGTACGCCGTAAATTTCTGCGAGGGCGACACCATTTTGCTGGAACACCTCCCGCGCTACATCTCATCCTACCGCGCTCCCAAAAAGGAAACAGAGCGCGAAAAGAGCGCGAAACCGGTTGTGGAAACCCCGGAACCGCCCATTTCGCCCGACGCGTCGTGGGCGGACACCGAAAAGCACATGATCATGAACGCCATGATGAGAAGCAGGGGCAACAGGACCAAGGCGGCCCAATATCTCGGCATGGGCAGGAGCACGCTGTGGAGGAAGATGAAGGCTCACAACATGATGTGA
- a CDS encoding response regulator — MAFSLLLVDEDIQFQTALARRLTAAGFSVQFAEDIKDAMAKVEARELDLLVAGVAGEDNEILEAVRQMKAARPALEIILLCGRSSLAFSMKSMRAGAFDCLVKPTDIEQLITRIKEALKTG, encoded by the coding sequence ATGGCTTTTTCACTCCTTCTAGTGGATGAGGACATCCAGTTTCAGACGGCCCTGGCGCGCCGCCTGACGGCGGCGGGATTTTCGGTTCAGTTCGCCGAAGACATAAAGGACGCCATGGCCAAGGTGGAAGCCCGCGAACTCGATCTCCTGGTGGCCGGGGTGGCCGGCGAGGACAACGAAATCCTGGAGGCCGTAAGGCAGATGAAGGCGGCCAGGCCAGCGCTTGAAATAATACTTCTTTGCGGCAGAAGCTCGCTGGCCTTTTCCATGAAAAGCATGAGGGCCGGAGCCTTCGACTGCCTGGTGAAACCCACTGACATCGAACAGCTCATCACAAGAATCAAAGAGGCGTTGAAGACCGGCTGA
- a CDS encoding response regulator has translation MAEKVLLVDDEADFLEVLSERMEQRGMNVSTTTSAKDALKKVEDESFDAVVLDLMMPEMDGIEALQALLKKKPDLQVILLTGQASLDKGIKAMKLGALDFLEKPVDIQTLQAKIKEAQSNKMVLVEKQTSERIKKILTEKAW, from the coding sequence ATGGCTGAAAAAGTTCTTCTCGTGGATGACGAGGCCGATTTTCTGGAAGTACTGTCCGAAAGGATGGAGCAGCGCGGAATGAACGTGAGCACCACCACTTCGGCAAAGGACGCCCTGAAAAAGGTTGAAGACGAATCCTTCGACGCGGTGGTGCTGGATCTCATGATGCCGGAAATGGACGGCATAGAGGCTCTCCAGGCCCTTTTGAAAAAAAAGCCGGACCTCCAGGTCATACTTCTCACCGGCCAGGCCTCGCTGGACAAGGGCATAAAGGCCATGAAGCTGGGGGCGCTCGATTTCCTGGAAAAACCCGTGGACATCCAGACCCTTCAGGCGAAAATCAAGGAAGCCCAGTCCAACAAGATGGTGCTGGTGGAAAAACAGACCAGCGAGAGAATCAAGAAGATTCTCACCGAAAAGGCCTGGTAG